The proteins below are encoded in one region of Avibacterium volantium:
- a CDS encoding DUF927 domain-containing protein: MMNGKRKYKPTKPKPQEDQIILIGDEAWQAWDNGNGTLWQMLNENLLKLGCDFKPYIFGENPLKNIPAQTLAPKTQEYIKLFECGQLSEPQRTAICHNLATKTAAKVVSLHNVATGELIENFSPYIERIRKGEAETAKIIAQASIDQNAPKTSPYIDYRENGLLEGLFYVVPKLDKDTGEVLREDLKWICDKLELVGKGKNENGDYFYIFQWHNPDEKEPRIEAINCGDFGTDTAWRLLKNQGFKMTPKTGIAQNLVEHFHALGLNVQSWAVTHSTGWHNGAYLLPSGEILGEPSQPIIFKNKSANAGGYDTKGTLESWQQEIARYANKNTSMMLGIATALASPLLRLINAKSFGVHLFNSSSKGKTTTLNIANSLYGNPDLIDLSWNTTATALNNEAAARNDGFITLDELGQAKKIYDVENIAYSLFNEKGRAKGMKEGGNDELSRWKITALSTGEKDVEGFLQSKGVNINAGQLVRLLNIPLIEANHLHGFANNKAHADHLNEASLNHYGVVGREWIKYIAENKAFIKAEYQRYKTEWAERLANNTAAQVQRVASNFAILETALQTARHLTLWAEADNRECLIQSFNDWHIDYGTGEREEEKIIEFFNGWLDENAESGFIQVPEPATQRIIQKILGYRILDGFCGEIEHFYIHPKAFKDVIKESEFPRKLVYEAMEKHQMLKTGTEQKQRPYQHKVPTQLERYINSKGKRFFIVYPALIEETEKPEE, translated from the coding sequence ATGATGAACGGAAAGAGAAAATACAAGCCAACCAAACCAAAACCGCAAGAAGATCAAATCATTCTAATTGGTGATGAAGCGTGGCAAGCGTGGGATAACGGAAACGGCACATTATGGCAAATGCTCAATGAAAACTTGCTTAAATTAGGCTGCGATTTCAAGCCTTATATTTTTGGCGAAAATCCGCTTAAAAATATCCCCGCACAAACCCTTGCGCCAAAAACGCAAGAATACATTAAACTGTTTGAATGCGGGCAATTAAGCGAACCCCAACGCACAGCAATTTGCCATAATTTAGCCACCAAAACCGCCGCAAAAGTGGTTTCTTTGCATAATGTTGCAACTGGGGAATTAATCGAAAACTTTAGCCCCTATATTGAGCGCATACGCAAAGGCGAAGCGGAAACGGCAAAGATCATCGCACAAGCCAGCATTGACCAAAACGCCCCGAAAACATCGCCTTACATTGATTACAGAGAAAACGGGCTACTTGAAGGGCTTTTCTATGTTGTGCCAAAGCTAGACAAAGATACGGGCGAAGTGCTGCGGGAAGATTTGAAATGGATCTGCGATAAACTGGAATTAGTCGGCAAAGGTAAAAATGAAAACGGCGATTATTTCTATATTTTCCAATGGCACAACCCAGACGAAAAAGAACCCCGCATTGAAGCCATAAATTGCGGTGATTTTGGTACTGATACCGCTTGGCGATTGCTCAAAAACCAAGGCTTTAAAATGACACCGAAAACAGGGATTGCACAAAACCTTGTTGAGCATTTTCACGCCTTGGGGCTAAATGTGCAATCTTGGGCGGTTACACATTCCACAGGTTGGCATAATGGGGCGTATTTATTGCCTAGCGGTGAGATTTTGGGCGAACCTAGCCAACCTATTATCTTCAAAAACAAAAGCGCCAATGCGGGCGGCTATGACACCAAAGGCACGCTTGAAAGCTGGCAGCAAGAAATTGCCCGCTATGCCAACAAAAACACGTCTATGATGTTAGGCATTGCTACCGCCTTAGCTAGCCCGCTTTTACGCCTGATTAATGCAAAAAGTTTTGGCGTTCATTTATTTAATTCTTCAAGTAAGGGGAAAACAACCACGCTTAACATTGCCAATAGTCTTTATGGCAACCCTGATTTAATTGATTTAAGCTGGAACACCACAGCCACCGCCCTAAATAACGAAGCGGCAGCCAGAAATGACGGCTTTATTACCCTTGATGAATTAGGGCAAGCCAAAAAGATTTATGACGTGGAAAATATCGCCTATTCACTTTTCAATGAAAAAGGGCGGGCCAAAGGAATGAAAGAAGGCGGCAATGATGAGCTTTCACGCTGGAAAATCACCGCACTTTCAACGGGTGAAAAAGACGTAGAAGGCTTTTTGCAATCCAAAGGGGTAAACATTAATGCAGGCCAATTAGTGCGGCTTTTGAATATTCCTTTAATTGAAGCCAATCACCTACACGGCTTTGCCAACAATAAAGCCCACGCCGACCACCTGAACGAAGCCAGCCTAAATCATTATGGCGTAGTGGGGCGTGAATGGATCAAATACATTGCTGAAAATAAAGCCTTTATCAAAGCAGAATATCAACGCTATAAAACCGAATGGGCGGAACGCCTAGCCAATAACACCGCCGCACAGGTGCAACGGGTAGCAAGCAATTTTGCCATATTAGAAACCGCTTTACAGACCGCACGGCATTTAACCTTATGGGCGGAAGCGGATAATCGGGAATGCTTAATTCAATCGTTCAATGATTGGCACATCGATTACGGCACAGGCGAACGGGAAGAAGAAAAAATCATAGAATTCTTTAATGGCTGGCTTGACGAAAACGCAGAAAGCGGCTTTATTCAAGTTCCTGAACCCGCCACGCAGCGGATTATTCAAAAAATCTTGGGCTATCGCATTCTAGATGGCTTTTGCGGTGAAATTGAGCATTTTTATATTCACCCTAAAGCCTTTAAAGACGTGATTAAAGAAAGCGAATTTCCCCGCAAGTTAGTTTATGAAGCAATGGAAAAGCACCAAATGCTAAAAACTGGCACGGAACAAAAACAAAGACCCTATCAGCACAAAGTGCCTACACAATTAGAACGGTATATCAACAGCAAGGGAAAACGCTTTTTTATCGTCTATCCCGCATTGATCGAAGAAACCGAAAAACCCGAAGAATAA
- a CDS encoding Na(+)-translocating NADH-quinone reductase subunit A produces the protein MITIKKGLDLPIAGKPEQVIHNGNAVTEVALLGEEYVGMRPSMKVREGDVVKKGQVLFEDKKNPGVLFTAPASGTVTAINRGAKRVLQSVVIQIEGDDQVTFNKYSADELKSLTSEQVRQNLQASGLWTALRTRPFSKVPAVDAVPSSIFVNAMDTNPLAADPEVVLKAHWDDFTNGLTVLSRLHEGKLHLCKAGDSNIPTVDLPNLAVHDFGGPHPAGLSGTHIHFIDPVSATKTVWYLNYQDVIAFGRLFTTGELYNDRVISLAGPQVKNPRLIRTQLGANLAQLTKDELKEGENRIISGSVLSGHKAEGAVDYLGRYALQVSVIAEGREKEFLGWIMPGANKYSITRTVLGHFGHKLFNFTTALNGGHRAMVPIGAYERVMPLDIIPTLLLRDLSAGDTDSAQALGCLELDEEDLALCTFVCPGKNDYGPMLRAALDKIEKEG, from the coding sequence ATGATTACGATTAAAAAAGGCTTGGATCTTCCTATCGCTGGGAAGCCAGAACAAGTAATCCATAACGGCAATGCCGTTACTGAAGTTGCCTTGCTTGGCGAAGAGTATGTGGGAATGCGTCCTTCAATGAAGGTACGTGAAGGTGATGTGGTGAAAAAAGGTCAGGTGCTTTTTGAAGATAAAAAGAACCCCGGCGTATTATTCACTGCCCCTGCAAGTGGTACTGTAACTGCGATTAATCGCGGTGCTAAGCGTGTGTTGCAATCAGTAGTGATTCAAATCGAAGGTGATGATCAGGTTACCTTTAACAAATATTCCGCCGATGAGCTTAAAAGTTTAACTTCCGAGCAAGTTCGTCAAAACCTACAAGCGTCAGGGCTTTGGACAGCACTTCGTACTCGTCCATTCAGTAAAGTGCCTGCTGTTGATGCTGTGCCATCTTCTATTTTTGTTAATGCAATGGATACCAATCCATTAGCCGCTGATCCTGAAGTGGTATTAAAAGCACATTGGGACGATTTTACCAATGGTTTAACCGTGTTAAGCCGTTTACACGAAGGCAAATTGCATTTATGTAAAGCGGGCGATAGCAATATCCCAACGGTGGATTTACCAAATTTAGCCGTACACGATTTTGGCGGCCCACACCCAGCGGGCTTAAGCGGTACGCATATTCACTTTATCGATCCGGTTAGTGCAACGAAAACGGTTTGGTATTTGAATTATCAAGATGTGATCGCATTTGGTCGCTTATTTACCACGGGTGAACTTTATAATGACCGTGTGATCTCATTGGCTGGCCCACAGGTGAAAAATCCGCGTTTAATTCGCACCCAACTTGGTGCTAACTTAGCCCAATTAACTAAAGACGAGTTAAAAGAAGGTGAAAACCGTATTATCTCAGGTTCCGTGTTAAGCGGTCATAAAGCGGAAGGTGCGGTAGATTATTTAGGACGTTATGCGTTACAGGTTTCTGTGATTGCAGAAGGTCGTGAGAAAGAGTTCCTAGGTTGGATTATGCCAGGGGCGAACAAATATTCTATCACCCGTACTGTGTTAGGTCATTTCGGACACAAATTATTCAATTTTACCACCGCACTTAATGGTGGACACCGTGCAATGGTGCCAATTGGCGCTTATGAGCGTGTAATGCCATTAGATATTATCCCGACGTTATTATTGCGTGATTTAAGTGCAGGCGATACGGACAGCGCTCAAGCATTAGGTTGTTTAGAGTTAGACGAAGAAGATTTAGCACTTTGTACGTTCGTTTGCCCAGGTAAAAATGATTACGGTCCAATGCTGCGTGCAGCCTTAGATAAGATCGAGAAGGAAGGTTAA
- a CDS encoding YajG family lipoprotein: MTMRFAKLSLITLFSSAVLLSACQSQPSNTITFTPPSPSVQFNAANQHAILNILTRDARQQPEVSSYVYDEKIFKLFAEPKPAQIFDQVIKQDLNGKGFRIAATPAQSNTNVIVNINKFYADVEQGNLRYKITANVQINVQVQGAKGQFNKNIGSTRSQEGALRANNANIQKVLGQALNETVQNIYKDQEIANAINQYSN; this comes from the coding sequence ATGACTATGCGTTTTGCTAAACTCTCTCTTATCACCTTATTTTCAAGTGCCGTATTATTATCCGCGTGCCAATCTCAGCCAAGTAACACAATCACTTTTACGCCACCTAGCCCAAGCGTGCAATTCAATGCGGCAAATCAACACGCGATACTCAATATCCTCACGCGTGATGCGCGCCAACAGCCTGAAGTATCAAGCTATGTGTATGACGAAAAAATCTTTAAACTTTTTGCCGAACCAAAACCAGCTCAGATTTTCGATCAAGTGATCAAACAAGATCTAAATGGCAAAGGATTTCGCATTGCCGCAACGCCAGCTCAATCTAACACCAATGTGATTGTGAATATCAACAAATTCTATGCCGATGTAGAACAAGGCAATTTACGCTATAAAATCACCGCGAATGTACAAATCAACGTTCAAGTACAGGGTGCGAAAGGGCAATTCAACAAAAATATCGGCTCAACACGTAGCCAAGAGGGCGCACTGCGTGCCAATAATGCCAATATTCAAAAAGTGCTAGGACAGGCATTAAACGAAACGGTTCAGAATATCTATAAAGATCAAGAAATCGCCAATGCGATTAATCAATATTCCAACTAA
- a CDS encoding ash family protein, protein MKDCFIMIKNNHKSMSNITLIRKNNNLFSIIHAYLLTNAQASNYAFPAFAKSKASREKLNIPKANSTPTRAFFVRRFHTPKKNRPAVILSMMACSGQSLRLASFPLVLVSHPATRYRQTVRSFAIAFNQSTKGLSAMIYKFQLVGSRLHVSTYAKSEAHARQFLNLTPQEAICFARIKGVRYA, encoded by the coding sequence ATGAAGGATTGTTTCATTATGATTAAAAATAACCATAAATCAATGAGTAATATTACACTAATAAGAAAAAATAACAACTTATTTTCAATTATTCACGCATATTTATTGACAAATGCCCAAGCTTCAAATTATGCTTTCCCCGCTTTCGCAAAATCGAAAGCCAGCCGTGAGAAGCTGAATATACCAAAGGCGAACAGCACGCCAACCCGTGCTTTTTTTGTTCGTAGATTTCACACACCCAAAAAAAACCGCCCAGCGGTAATTCTCTCTATGATGGCGTGTAGTGGGCAATCCTTGCGATTGGCTAGTTTTCCTTTGGTACTAGTTTCTCACCCTGCTACACGCTATCGCCAAACCGTGAGAAGTTTCGCGATAGCCTTTAATCAATCAACCAAAGGACTATCAGCAATGATCTACAAATTCCAATTAGTCGGCTCTCGCCTACACGTTTCAACCTATGCCAAAAGCGAAGCGCACGCGCGCCAATTCCTAAACCTCACCCCACAAGAGGCGATTTGCTTTGCCCGCATTAAGGGGGTGCGCTATGCGTAA
- a CDS encoding BolA family protein has translation MGVQQVLEQKISQKFAPHFLHIENESHMHSSGRGVDSHFKVVLVSDAFNGVRKVARHQMLYQLLAEELKNGIHALALHTYTLDEWQALEQQFPKSPNCLGVGQ, from the coding sequence ATGGGTGTTCAACAAGTTTTAGAACAAAAAATTTCGCAAAAATTTGCACCGCACTTTTTGCATATTGAAAATGAAAGCCATATGCACAGCTCAGGGCGTGGTGTAGATTCGCATTTTAAAGTGGTGCTAGTGAGTGATGCGTTTAATGGGGTGAGAAAGGTTGCGCGTCATCAAATGCTGTATCAATTATTGGCGGAAGAATTGAAAAATGGCATTCACGCCTTGGCGTTGCATACTTATACCTTAGATGAATGGCAAGCGTTGGAGCAGCAGTTTCCGAAATCACCAAATTGTTTAGGGGTTGGACAATAA